The DNA segment GAACAAGCACCTACTTCTATTACTATTACTAATAGAACTTATAGTAAAGCACAGCAGCTGGAAAGCGAGTTTGAGCATTCGGCACTAAATAGTGTGCCTCTATCTGAGTTAAAGGCAGAGTTCGATGTGATTATCAATTCCACTTCGGCGAGCTTATCTAATCGATTACCTGAAGTCGAAGAATCTGTCATTGCTACTGCTCATTGTTGTTATGACATGGCTTATGGCAATGAGCCGACGTGTTTTCTGACTTGGGCAAAAGATCTTGGTGTTGCTCAAACAGTTGATGGTCTAGGCATGCTAGTGGGACAGGCTGCTGAAAGCTTTCGATTATGGCGCGGCGTCACACCTCAGACATCAAAGGTATTAGCTACACTTCGCGAGCAACTATCATGAACCAAGCGATTCTATTTAACGATGATCTGCAATGGCATTGTGCATCTGAGCAATTAACACAAAGCGCTTTATATAGCGGTGCCATTATCCGGTGCGTCATTCATTTGAGTTATCTAAAAAGCAAAGGCTTTGATGGGGACTTGGACGAAAACGTAATCC comes from the Psychrobium sp. MM17-31 genome and includes:
- a CDS encoding DUF1488 family protein; translated protein: MNQAILFNDDLQWHCASEQLTQSALYSGAIIRCVIHLSYLKSKGFDGDLDENVIHDFCALISFDIEEDAQQAIEDELISDEGVIELN